The Cyclopterus lumpus isolate fCycLum1 chromosome 3, fCycLum1.pri, whole genome shotgun sequence genome includes the window TCTGCAGCTCTGACATTGCCTGTCGCTTAACCTCATTCACTGCCTCctctgagaaagagagagagagagagagagagagagaggtgttagTGCTTGCGACCATCGTCCCGTCCTGCCTGCTTTGACATCCTTTGAGGCTCTTTAAGCTGCCATCTTGTTGTATCTCAGTCAACAGATGTACATCATACAAGATTTAAAACTTTCTGCTAGAAAAGGGAAACAGCCCAACTTCAATAATTAATCCAAACACGTCTGGCCACAATAATTTCCAGTGCTGACAACAACAGATGTCTCCAAAGTTTTGTCTCTAACTTGGTTGTTCAAACGACATCCTGGGATTCTCTGTTTGCCTGATTGTCATCTTGTCATAAGAATTATTTTAATAGAATTTGTAAGACAGATTTCACAGTGAAGAGAGAATAATTTCCCCACCGGTCGCCATCCGTATCCCCTCTGCAGGGCTTCCTACGATGTAGATCGTATCATGGGGCCTTTTGTTCTTCCAGCAGAAGCACAACGTGTATGTGTGAGGAGGCTGTGTTTTTACAACAGACAGGTGCGTAGACTCTTTTCCAGATGGCAGTCAAAAAATAGAAACTTCCCCGCAGTCTCCTCTCAGTAAGAGGCAGAAGTGATTACATTTTGCCATCTTTCATTATTGGCCTCACGGTGCACAACATATGTACAGTGCATGCTTTCTTGTTGCTTTGTACACCTGAGATGCAGGTTTACAAATACACACCATCTATGAATACAATGCTAATGTGGTATTTTGTGATAAGTACAATATGAATTCCTCTAAAATTCCAATGTTGTCTGCAATCAGAGACAgcgacatttttaaagaaaattactttttacCCTCCTGCTCCACCAACCTCCACAGTTGATGCATTAAGACACACATGCCACACATACAAATAGCTATCCAGGTGTGTTAGACCAACCAAGTAGGAGGTGAGACTGACACCGTTCTCTCTACTGCTCCCTATTTCCTCCAGTCAATGTTTGTTTGAGTGGGAACTCATAAATAACTGTCACTCTTCCTTGCCGCTCCACTTTTTTCAAACTACTGTGCAAAAAGATAGGCAGCAGTGGGAGCCTTATCCAACACGTTGCTCTGTATATGTGCATGGCTGCTTGTGCATGTATGTctgagtgcgtgtgtgcatgtctgaGCTTGATTCCTATGCTAAAAAGTTAATGTTCTGTCAATCCTGTCAACATACAGTCACACTCAGACACATGTCTCAATGGTTTCCTTCATTCCATCATTCCCTCTCTACCTTTATCCATCATTTCATTTctgctcctttttcttcttatacccctcctcctctttcttctcttcgtTGCAAAACACTATCTGCATTATCCCGAGCTTCTCAATTATCTGGCCTAATGCATGCACAACTAAGATTAGTTTGCAAATTTAATTAATCCTTATCAAGGAGACTGCATAGCAGATGCTGGGGCAATTAGCACTTAATGGAAAACACGGGGACAGCAATATTAACGTTTTAATTCCACAGGGATTTGGCAAGTCCCTGAGACGTGTTATTTCTGCCTGCTTTTTCACACTTCAGATCTTATTTTTCAAAGGCACTACAGTCTCTCAACCTGAGCCAGACCAGAGAATACGTGTCTGGTTTTAATTAAAAGCAAGAGGTGCAGAAGCTACATCAGGCAGACTACCTGGCTGCTGAGATAGAGGTGACacatgctctctctcacacacacacacacacacacacacacacacacaccccagtgAGATGCTGGGAGGGAGAGATGTTACTCACCCTGCCTGTTTTGGAGGTGCTTTAGTGCTGGGGAGAGCGGGATGCTTGTAGTACCTGCATGAAAAACAACTGCAATTAAAAGAGCTTTTCTCCTCGGGAAAATGCAGCACAGTATTTTGCCGACAGCAGCAACCAGCATATTTCCTCCGCAGGGTAATGGAGTATGACTGCAACATAATAGTGCTGGGACTGGGGAGCAACAAGGGCTGAGCCAGATGACTCCTGGGATGGGCTCGATCTAACATGCAGTGTACAAGAAGGCCCAAGCAATGCAACACTCCCGCCTGCTTCCCTTTGGCCTCAAACTGGGCCAAAAATAATAACCATGGTCACGATTATTTTGTCTCTATATCTAAATGTCTGTATTTGATTTGCTTCAGTAATACTTTACTATACTGTGCATGAGgctagaaaacaaacacaatacagAAGTATAACAACAGACTTGTCTGTGTTTCTCAGGTCAATAGAGACCAGTTAAGATCTAATCTGTGGTGGGTTGCCACGGCCTGCGTGGGGCCAGATGACTGCATTTTCCCTGCAGCTGTAACTGCAGTGGCCTTTCATAGTGGTGACAGATGGAGGGCATTTAGCCCTAATGACACAGAGGGCCTCCAAGCCTCTGCCCTGATGGACCTACGGCTGTAAGGCCtctgctctgtctgtctctgtggccAGGGTGAGGGCCATGAAGACTGATGAcggtgactgtgtgtgttttgttagtCTGTGTGAGGTCAATCATCAAGACAATAGAGAGAAGGGGATGCTTGGCCCTTACCAGCTTTCCTCCAGATTTCTTCTGGCAGGTATCCTGAGGGAGGCCTGTGTAAGAAGTCTCTGTGGATCTCTGAAACACACAAGCAGGCACACATTCAGTctcaattacacacacacacacacgtacacacacacacgcacacacacgcaaacacacacacacgcacacacacgcaaacacacacgcacgtctTTCCAATTCTAATTTTGGAACCAATACACACTATACTTGTGGCATTATCAGTAAATAAGCTCTTATcaactttttttactttttatattctAATTTCTGGGAAGGAATGAGAATACGGGAGCTAGACGTGAATACAAATCTTAATTATAAATGAGGTGCTGGCAGCATAAGGGTGCAATCAGTTAGTTAAAGATCCAGGATGTTGCAACCAGATTTGTATTGCCACACAGTATGAGATTACATGTGTCCATTTGCAGAAGAATGTGATAATCTAAGTGACTTTTTGTGTCTAAATTgatgaattaaaacatttccaGCATGTTTAAATAAGCCCTACCTTGTTGTGAGTGTTTTGTTTTACCAAGCataccctgtgtgtgtttgtctacctgtctgtctgcctgtctgcctttCAGCAGCCGAGGAAGTTCCTATGGGCAGTGACTCGCTGCTGCTAGCTGTGTTGGAGGAGGAGTTGTggtgaggagtaggaggaggaagaggaggaggaaggcagtGCTGTCCGTTGCTCCCACCTTTTTTCATCTCCTCCACGTCGCTGTAGCGGCGAATCCAGTGATTCATCTCTTCCCGGTCAGCCTCCTGGCAGCGGCGCAGCACCGTCAGAGAGCGGCGCGTCTTCTCCACCATATCCATGATGCAGTTCAGGAGCTGCATCGGGGACAGGATTGAGTCGAGTTACAACCGGGACTTAGTGTTCAATCAACAGGAGAAATTCAACAGTGCTCCACTTGGTTGAAAATGTAAATCCTTACGACCCAAACACATGGCCATGACAGGTCCCGACAAAACTAATATAAATTAAACTTGATCATCTCCACAAAACAGTAGTagagtttttttaatgtatttttttaaaccaactaAAATTGATAAATCcatatcataaaaaaaaaacagacatgccTGTTTGTACGCGACTCTGTGTTTCCGTCACAGCCTGTTCTGTTCATGGATTGTGTGCTTGTCAGTTAATTTCAATGTCTAAGAGCATTACAGCAGCGATAATGTAACAGCTGGGCTGCTGATGAAAATGTTGAGCCAATTCCTTCCACCCTTCTGCTCCGTTCCCTGCCAACTCAACAGATTTCCACTCTTTTCTCGCCCCCACCCCCTAAACAGTGTCACTTTTTTTCCACGGTGTCCTGTGTTTCCAGAGCCGACCCGGTCTGCTAAATGGGTTTAGCATGGTTGACATTCAATCCATATCATTATTCTCATTcatctttcccctctctctgtctctgccctctttcctctgtctctccaccccctccctcccctctgagTTAGCTATATTTATTTCACTGAAGTGTTTCTAATTTGGCAGGAGTCCAGGCCGGGCCGGTTCTCTCCATGACTGCAGCTCTTGTCTCAGCTGCTCTCCCCAGCTGGAGCTGCGCTCTGCTGGGTCCTGAGCTCCATCTGGGGCCCTGttttggtgtgtgcgtgtctgtctgtgcgtgtctgtgtgtctagtCAATGTGATTTTGTTGGGTGCTAGGAAGCCAGGTAGGTGTCTGTTTGTTGTTAATTCCGCACACTGATAAAGGCATCTTATGGTCAGATGTCCGTCAACGGCACACTCTGATGGGGTGGAGGTTTTTCTGTCTGTCAACAGTTCCAGTTCCATTAAAATGTACTTGAATAAACTGCTTTGTTTACcactgctccatgatgtttatgaataaaacaaagaggTGGTCAGCATTACACTCAGCCCCCCTGCTGATACGTACATTATCTAGATGCTTCCATTCCTCTGCCCACTCTCGATCTGTAAGACGATGGTCAATCACCTCCTCTTGGCGTGCTCCATGTACCGctaaaagacaaacacatggGTGAGATTCTGCACATACATACAATTCTGTATTACTGCCTTCAAGCAGAAAAACACTCCCGTGCTTGGTGGATACTTAACTAGCTATGTCCACGTTCAACCAATACTATATCCAGTCCatactaataaataatattaatactgaaaatgtttatattttctgCCCATATTTGTGTTGGGGCGGAGTTCATTAATATCTTGTGGTGGGTGCGATGgactttttcctcttctcttatCCTCtactttgttattgttttattgtattttactaATCACCAAGTTAGTTatcaaagttacattttaaaataaaaatcaaagcCTGTCATGTGCATATGCTATTAGCTCATATCTAATCAGTAAGACAATTTGGCTAAGACCTTTTTGGGAAAGCAGAAGGAAGACATATATGGTTGCCACAGTTGTTGTAGCATATAGGTATGGATGTGGTCTTTATATAGACGCACTGTGATAAGGATTATCACACTGGACTGACAACTGGCCTTTGTTCTCTACAGACAGCCCACTTACATATACACCAGTGCATAGGCTGATCAGACGACTGAGGACCGTAGATCTATGGATTTATCTGACTGTGTGAATGCAGTCGTCCTACCTGTCTGCCGGAGTCTGTCCCGGGCGTCGCGGTGTTCATTGTGTCTGTAACCGTCTCTGTATTGGTGCGCCAGGGCCATGTCTTCTAAGCGATAGTGTTGGGGTCCCACTTGGGGGTTGGGTGGGTGGGGCAGGCCGTTGGGAGGGTGTGTGGGAAGGCCGTTGGGAGGGTGTGTGGGGAGGCCATTGGGTGGCGGGTGAGCAGAAAGACCCGTGCTGGGGCTGAAGCGTTGACTGGGGCTGATGGTGCACGGCCTCTTGGCCATGTGCTCCGGGTGCAACCCATCTCTCTCTGAGCTGTCTTTGGTCCtgtagaggaggacagaggagttggTTAAAACGTTATTGAAATGTTACAACACTCAGTAATAATATGTAGTATATGGCATCATGACTTACCATGATACTATTTAATTTTGCAATTATAATGAGCAATTTGTAGGAGCTTGTACGACTCTGGTATATTTGAGAAAATGAAGTCAGGGAGTAGATAATGTCAGCCCTAGGCAGTTATTACAATACAGTATCAGAAAGTAGACCCCGAGCAAACTGCTACGTTaacaaatacatgaaacatCCAGAATTTAAAAGAATGGAATTAAAGTTGTACTATTTAATCACAGACTAAGGCCTGCAGCGCAGTGGGATGTTATGTGGTGTATTATgatcaacaacaataacagatcTTTGTTGTAAAATCCAGTGTTTATTTGCAAATATGCAATGCCCCTGCACAGGCAGACTGCATCTCCTGAGCTCTGTTTACCACATGTACCACGATTCTACAAATGTCAAACCAAGAATCCATTCAGCTGCTTCACATGAACTCTGGACCACTTAAAACGTGTGTTGATGCTAGCATGACTACCctcattagtaaaaaaaaaattctcacctcagttttttttagaaacagaTTTTTGACACCATATTAAAgtctgaagagaaagaaataacttTTTTGCTGGCTACTTGACCACAATGAGTAATGTGAAAACTGTGCGATGGCTTTGCCGGTCTAAATGTGCAATGCCAGTGTATGACATAGTTCGGGAAAACATACCCAAGCAAAGACTAGAATGCCCAAAATATTGCCCTGAGTAAAAATACGTCAAAGATTTTACTTTGCTATAAACTGTCagcacaatttattttcaaagatTACAGCATTTACACTATACCTGTTTGAGGAATGTCTAGCAAGGAACacaaacttgttttttaaatatctccCACATGgtgtatgcaaacacacacacacacacacacaggcacgcgcGTATCCCTGCTGAGAGCTCCCTGTTGTTCAGTTACAGTAAGGCAGTGCTCCTCCAAAGCTTTTGCACAGCTGTACGCCATGTGTATCAAACAAAGCCAAGTCCAAAAGTACACCCTGCGTCTCAAACTCTTAATCTGAATATCCCTCAGCTGACTCTTAGATTGCAAGAATTTTTCCCTCCCACCCTGCTCTCGGGCTTAAAGGGCAATGTGGGCTGTTTGACAGATGTTTGGTGGAactcatttgtgtctgtgtacttttagtgagcatgtgtgtgtgtgtgtgtgtgtgtgtgtgagagagaggctgtTTTTTCAAGCCATCTGGACAGTTTAAATGGGAGTGTTGATATTAATCTGTTTAGCTGGATGGCAATAGCCAGGCATTCCGATGCAAATCACTCTTTTATCATCTCGGGGATCAAAGGCGAATAAATGCAACGCTGCCCCATGTAGATGCCGTAtttacgtgtttgtgtgtgtgtgtgtgtctgtgcttggttatctatgtgtatatgtgtgtatgtctgctgTACACATCCCTAGTATCTGACAACTCAGAGGAAAAGCTGACACGATGTAGGCCCTGCCCTCGCCTGCAccgtcctccccctcctccacgaGCCTCTCCTGCTGTGTATAAGCCACAGGTCAGGAGGCGGAGGTGTGCGGATTACAGTGGGATTGTAAAGCTCCAACCCCTAGTCCCATCTAAACCACCACCGCTCACCTCCCCACACCCCACTCCGGATGTGCTCAGTGTTACGGTCAGCACATCACCATCTGGACACATCCCTGACATATGGACAGCTGCTGGGAGCCCGCAGGTCAGGCagccgcagagagagagagagagagagagagagagagagagagagagaaaagggaaatgcCAGCTAAAAATGTGGGACAATTGCAAGCCATAGCTCACTGTTGATCTTTCTATCTGTCTTAGTTGTGCTGAGAACATTTACTGTACTTAactccctcttctctttctttttctacagTGCATTTATCTCACCCCTCCATGTCAGAGAGCTGGCAGAGCCAGCCTGGCATTGGTTTTGTCCAGACTTCCGCCTCCTGCACGGAGGATTTATAGCCTCCCCTTGTCCCTTGGCATTCTGAAATATCCTGAATATCATctacaacagtgtgtgtgtgtgtgtgtttttccttatGTTATTTGGAGTTGTGCTACCTGTCAGGGGTCCTTCTCTTGCCGTGCTCATTCATCTCCAGCATGATCTCAGAGGAGTCGAGGGGCGAACTAGCATTGGCGTCCAGGAGGAGCTGCTCGTGTTGGGCCAGATACTGAGCTGGAGTCTGCTTGGCCAGCCTGGCACAATGGAGCAACTCTCTCTGCAGCAGGGGCAGGTTTGCCTTCAATGGTAAAGAGAGGGAAGACAGACATGACTGGATTAGGAATTAAATAAACTGTTGCAGGAAGGTAATAGATTTATTGAGCTGATGTAAATGTGGAGGGTGTTAAGTGGACAAGAAGTGAGCTAGAGGCTCAATAACAGATAGATGGGTGAGAGTGAAATAATGCCAGATTAGGgcaagaataaaaagaaagtaatAGATGAAGAGACAGGATGAGATAAGACAAGGCCTCTAACACCTTCCTCtgtcatgtctctctctctccctctctctctctctctctctgagtgagCCAATGTGtatattgagtgtgtgtgtgtgtgtgtgtgtgtgtgtgtgtgtgtatgtgtgtgagtgtccgTGCTGTCAAATCGCTCTCTCAGACCTGTCCGGTTGATATAAAAGAGCCATTGCTGCAATGTCCCAGATGTGGAGTATCATTGCTTGCCAgtagttcacacacacaacacttttTAACGGACATTCACAAGCACATCCAACCATTGTCTACATAGTACTACAAGCACAGTTAACACAGTATCACACACCCACAGGTTTCCCTGTGCGCCTCTCAGTGAACCCTTTCTGCTTGGAGGCAGACTAGGTAAGGTATACATGCAGTgtctacacatacacacacaaacacacacacacacagtcctgaaCACTGGCCGTGTGGACAGCAGCGATGAGCTTTGAGCGTGTCCATTGAAgacatcagccttgatttatctTACATAACATCTGTGCACAAGTATTTACCTTCAGGAAGGGAATGACGAACGGCCTCAGAGGGAAGTTGGTGGCCTCGTGAAGTTTGGAGTGAAACTCTTCGATGGTGAGAGTGGAGTTCTGCCCAAGACAACAGGGAGTGAGACAAAGAGTTGCTAAGAGACACACTTTTACGTTTTATCTTGTTTGTATCTTGTATCATTTTGTTGTGCGcaatgtacttttcttttttactttcgGGACTTTAAGGGCATCGTACTTTCTGATTGTTGTACAAGAACAATTAACAATATGTGCAATTATCATCAGGTataatacacagacacaaagttAAATAAAGTCTGGAGGAATGATTGGATATAGAGTAGTGCTGTTGGAAAGATTCAACATGTCTATAATCACAACTTACCACCAGCCCCAGCACAAGGCTGCGTACTCTCTCCCCAATCTCAGGCGATATGTCGTTGCCAAACTGCTGCAGCGTGGTCAGGAAGCGCTTCAGTTTGCAGAGTTGCCGGGCACCACACGCTGGTGGGAGCTGCTGGTTGGAAAGCGAGGCCGTCGACGACATTGCCGGCCCATTACTGAAGCCGTTGGGCGTGGACGGAGCACCGTTCAGCGATGTAGGAGAGTGGCTGCTCCCATTTAGCACTGCAGATAAACAGACAGAAGGAAGAGACAACGTGAATTGGGTCAGTAGTTTTAGAGAGAccggggggggggatgtgggCAGAAGCACTTATTTATTACAGATCTGGGGGCGTGAGGTGGGCAGAAGCACTTATTTATTACAGATCTGGGGGCGTGAGGTGGGCAGAAGCACTTATTTATTACAGATCTGGGGGCGTGAGGTGGGCAGAAGCACTTATTTCTTGATGATAGAGAAGTGTGTGGTTAAGATAAAATATAAGTAAGCCACACAATAGACTCTAATTCAACACCATGCCATGCAGCATATGATGCACATCGTGACTTCAGTGGTGCACATTTCTGCCAGTTTGGCTGAGcgctgtcagtgtgtgtgtgtgagcttcaGCTGTCTCACAAGTGGTACCAtctgacacccccccccccccgtcccccccagTCTCCCCCTGTATCAGTCTATTtcaccctcctcaccctctccccctcactcactcactagaACACAACTATAAGAGGAACTTGTTAAAGAGGGGCCAAAAATAGTCCTGTGGCCTGTGTTACTTTTATTCCAATAGCAGGTGTGTAGCTAAATCGGTCCCTACACATGTCCACCAGCTGATAGTAGATTTGCAGCTTTAAGGTTCAGAATAGAATCAGcattcatacacatatataatcaCTCGTGTATTCCTTGCAATGCCGGcacaaacaaactcacaaaTAGCTCGCAAACACACGTTTGAACTTTTCcctgttttcatattttcatattggAGCCAGATGAAAATGCATGCAGAGTACATTGAATTGTGATTTACATGTcagaaaataaagttattttaccTTTTCCCACTTTCAGTCTCGTCAGTGTGtcatttgaaaaaatatatacatttatgtacATTATATCTGTGTTTGAATACCTAATGATTACAAAATGtaacatcatttttttcttaGATTAAACAAATAGTGTGGCCTGTGTATGAAATGTTGAGTTAAAGGATTGTTTTTCATTATAGCGGCATATGCAGGCACTTACACTCAGCAAGGCATCCAAACTATAATTAAATAACCGCTgcagtaactttatcttttcaaaatgtatcCAGGACTCTTCAGTTAGCCATTGTGTACTGTAACACTACACTTTGTACACACTCTTGAAAACAATGTACAGTTGAGTTGTTCAGTAGTTCCTGTGGTTCCTCTGAGGCGTGCTTGCTGCTCTTGCTTGCTGTGGGTCGAGGGCCTGAACACATATGGACTAACCCATGTGATCCCAACAGGCAGCACTTTTGTTCTGGTTTTAGAGAGAGGTGCAAGCAGAGAGCTACACTGCTGACCGCCCGCCACAACAGGTGAAACAACATGGCCTGTCATTGCTATATAGGGAAGAAAGTAGTCTACACACTGCTACGCCGCCCAACCAGCTGGTAAACAACGCGGACACGAATGCACACACAATGCCACAGCCGCACTCGCACATGCGCTCACACTTGTCCCACTAGCAAGGGCATTCTGCACcctaaaagacaaacacacacacacacacacacaaatagatgcTTGCAACACATATTTGAGATTTCTCTCCCTTTACACAAGCATATGAAGTGTCCGTGACAGTTGAGCTCTGAGGGACAAGTGTCTGTGTATTCCATTGTAGATGCCTTGAAGTTGCAGAAGCTTATTTAGTTGTGTATTGTATAACAGACTGATCGGTAAGTccttttattttaacatgtaGAAGGTCTTAACGACATGCTGACACATCGTTAGTGAAATCAAGCTGTAAGATAAACTACATATTACTACTAATTTTGGGGCAGGTGGCAGTAGATAGTTacaaatttacaaaaaaagtatgATAAGCTAGTATTAGATGCATCTTAACCTCTCGGCCACTGGTTGCCCTAATTTATTGTAAAGTTTTGATTTGGAGGCCAAATGGTATTTGACCTataaattacaaaatatatgaCTACATGTCCATGTCAGGTCTGTAGGGAATTTGCAATGAACCCAGCTCACATATCTATGGCTGTCTTCTCCAGTGCTTACTGTGAAATGAAGAGGCTGTTCAGTACGCCGAGCAGCTCACTGTTTCTCTCACACCTGCCTGGTTAACTGCTTGCTGACATGATGCCTCACAAAAGGATCAACTTCCAGTCAAAGAAAACATAAATCTCACAGCATGTAAACTGTGGGTCTTGTACAGCTAATTAGTTTCGGGTTAAGATTTTGGACTAAAGGAATAGAAAGGGTCCTTACTTGATTTACTCGTAGCCGGGGTGAATGAAGCATTGCGATTGGTTGCTTGGCTGACAGCCGGGGGTGGAGGAGGCATGGTGGGTGGGGTGGACCTGGGCTGGGTTTTCACATCCGCAGGTGAATCTGGCATTGTTCCAACCTTCTGCACTCTGCTACCTGTgatttgaaagaagaagaagaacacaagaCAGTCATCAAGATGGAGCCCCAGAATGAAAGATCATCATACTTTCAGAGTGGAGACAGCTGGTTAAGGAGGAGACCACTGACATTTTCACCTGGGAACCATCGATTGTTTCCTGAAACCATAAGAGACCAAACAAATCAATGCAGGGAGTGGAAATGAATCCAAACTTgtattgtctctctcttgttGGAGATTCATGGGCCTGGGAGATATACAGTAACACCTGCTCACTCGCTCAGCTGCTACTGACTGAGagcctcccctcccccatctcttccctctctctctctttctctgacatCCCAATCAGTGCCCCTGCACTGTAACCTCcaacctcagacacacacacatatattcacatgcacacactcctcactcctctccgCCTGTCCCCTCTTGTCCCCTAGTTCAGACAGCCGGCTTGACAGCCAGTGACAAGTGCAGCTGGATCTGCTGCTGTCCATCACTGGACTTTTAGCAGAGCTCCGTCCTGCTACCAGAAGCCTCGCTGTCCTCTGCCAGCCACCCTGCCAGCACCAAACAAGGCAAGGCCAGGCTGTGGAGGGTGAAGGGAATGGATGGTACGGCAAATGACATGAGAAGAAAACATGAGACGCGGTGGATGTTCCACACGTGTGTGAGGACTGTTGCTTTACGCTCTGTATTTGTGGCAAAGGGCCTTCACCAAAAAAGCTGTCATGCTACACAACTGCATacgcatatttatatatatgtagtgAATA containing:
- the cbfa2t3 gene encoding protein CBFA2T3 isoform X1, whose product is MSQSSGTAATGDNRGGKNMSARWLFSLGLISRAQHTETHTHTHTHTHTHTHTNTHSYRHSTIRNCHPALAHPHSEPRYRGRKAMREMERGRKGERTKSGDFEGKGSRVQKVGTMPDSPADVKTQPRSTPPTMPPPPPAVSQATNRNASFTPATSKSMLNGSSHSPTSLNGAPSTPNGFSNGPAMSSTASLSNQQLPPACGARQLCKLKRFLTTLQQFGNDISPEIGERVRSLVLGLVNSTLTIEEFHSKLHEATNFPLRPFVIPFLKANLPLLQRELLHCARLAKQTPAQYLAQHEQLLLDANASSPLDSSEIMLEMNEHGKRRTPDRTKDSSERDGLHPEHMAKRPCTISPSQRFSPSTGLSAHPPPNGLPTHPPNGLPTHPPNGLPHPPNPQVGPQHYRLEDMALAHQYRDGYRHNEHRDARDRLRQTAVHGARQEEVIDHRLTDREWAEEWKHLDNLLNCIMDMVEKTRRSLTVLRRCQEADREEMNHWIRRYSDVEEMKKGGSNGQHCLPPPLPPPTPHHNSSSNTASSSESLPIGTSSAAERQTGRQTEIHRDFLHRPPSGYLPEEIWRKAGTTSIPLSPALKHLQNRQEEAVNEVKRQAMSELQKAVSDAERKAHEMISAERSKMERALAEAKRQASEEALTVINQQEDSSESQQSCWNCGRKASETCSGCNTARYCGSFCQHKDWEKHHHVCGQGLQGMPGGSSVPLGTPSSAPPTHSESTPPGALSLAGQSSIAGGAGSGSRSVSASPKESSSSSASRSTTPATPALLEATSR
- the cbfa2t3 gene encoding protein CBFA2T3 isoform X5, with product MPDSPADVKTQPRSTPPTMPPPPPAVSQATNRNASFTPATSKSMLNGSSHSPTSLNGAPSTPNGFSNGPAMSSTASLSNQQLPPACGARQLCKLKRFLTTLQQFGNDISPEIGERVRSLVLGLVNSTLTIEEFHSKLHEATNFPLRPFVIPFLKANLPLLQRELLHCARLAKQTPAQYLAQHEQLLLDANASSPLDSSEIMLEMNEHGKRRTPDRTKDSSERDGLHPEHMAKRPCTISPSQRFSPSTGLSAHPPPNGLPTHPPNGLPTHPPNGLPHPPNPQVGPQHYRLEDMALAHQYRDGYRHNEHRDARDRLRQTAVHGARQEEVIDHRLTDREWAEEWKHLDNLLNCIMDMVEKTRRSLTVLRRCQEADREEMNHWIRRYSDVEEMKKGGSNGQHCLPPPLPPPTPHHNSSSNTASSSESLPIGTSSAAERQTGRQTEIHRDFLHRPPSGYLPEEIWRKAGTTSIPLSPALKHLQNRQEEAVNEVKRQAMSELQKAVSDAERKAHEMISAERSKMERALAEAKRQASEEALTVINQQEDSSESQQSCWNCGRKASETCSGCNTARYCGSFCQHKDWEKHHHVCGQGLQGMPGGSSVPLGTPSSAPPTHSESTPPGALSLAGQSSIAGGAGSGSRSVSASPKESSSSSASRSTTPATPALLEATSR
- the cbfa2t3 gene encoding protein CBFA2T3 isoform X2, translating into MSQSSGTAATGDNRGGKNMSARWLFSLGLISRAQHTETHTHTHTHTHTHTHTNTHSYRHSTIRNCHPALAHPHSEPRYRGRKAMREMERGRKGERTKSGDFEGKGSRVQKVGTMPDSPADVKTQPRSTPPTMPPPPPAVSQATNRNASFTPATSKSMLNGSSHSPTSLNGAPSTPNGFSNGPAMSSTASLSNQQLPPACGARQLCKLKRFLTTLQQFGNDISPEIGERVRSLVLGLVNSTLTIEEFHSKLHEATNFPLRPFVIPFLKANLPLLQRELLHCARLAKQTPAQYLAQHEQLLLDANASSPLDSSEIMLEMNEHGKRRTPDRTKDSSERDGLHPEHMAKRPCTISPSQRFSPSTGLSAHPPPNGLPTHPPNGLPTHPPNGLPHPPNPQVGPQHYRLEDMALAHQYRDGYRHNEHRDARDRLRQTAVHGARQEEVIDHRLTDREWAEEWKHLDNLLNCIMDMVEKTRRSLTVLRRCQEADREEMNHWIRRYSDVEEMKKGGSNGQHCLPPPLPPPTPHHNSSSNTASSSESLPIGTSSAAERQTGRQTEIHRDFLHRPPSGYLPEEIWRKAGTTSIPLSPALKHLQNRQEEAVNEVKRQAMSELQKAVSDAERKAHEMISAERSKMERALAEAKRQASEEALTVINQQEDSSESCWNCGRKASETCSGCNTARYCGSFCQHKDWEKHHHVCGQGLQGMPGGSSVPLGTPSSAPPTHSESTPPGALSLAGQSSIAGGAGSGSRSVSASPKESSSSSASRSTTPATPALLEATSR
- the cbfa2t3 gene encoding protein CBFA2T3 isoform X3, producing the protein MSAKVHLERQKKADLRAGSSSAPAFGPRVPTVTLVSHRELRDKHTANRLQPGSLDLNLATRSYYRCSDGSRVQKVGTMPDSPADVKTQPRSTPPTMPPPPPAVSQATNRNASFTPATSKSMLNGSSHSPTSLNGAPSTPNGFSNGPAMSSTASLSNQQLPPACGARQLCKLKRFLTTLQQFGNDISPEIGERVRSLVLGLVNSTLTIEEFHSKLHEATNFPLRPFVIPFLKANLPLLQRELLHCARLAKQTPAQYLAQHEQLLLDANASSPLDSSEIMLEMNEHGKRRTPDRTKDSSERDGLHPEHMAKRPCTISPSQRFSPSTGLSAHPPPNGLPTHPPNGLPTHPPNGLPHPPNPQVGPQHYRLEDMALAHQYRDGYRHNEHRDARDRLRQTAVHGARQEEVIDHRLTDREWAEEWKHLDNLLNCIMDMVEKTRRSLTVLRRCQEADREEMNHWIRRYSDVEEMKKGGSNGQHCLPPPLPPPTPHHNSSSNTASSSESLPIGTSSAAERQTGRQTEIHRDFLHRPPSGYLPEEIWRKAGTTSIPLSPALKHLQNRQEEAVNEVKRQAMSELQKAVSDAERKAHEMISAERSKMERALAEAKRQASEEALTVINQQEDSSESQQSCWNCGRKASETCSGCNTARYCGSFCQHKDWEKHHHVCGQGLQGMPGGSSVPLGTPSSAPPTHSESTPPGALSLAGQSSIAGGAGSGSRSVSASPKESSSSSASRSTTPATPALLEATSR